The following coding sequences are from one Mytilus trossulus isolate FHL-02 chromosome 8, PNRI_Mtr1.1.1.hap1, whole genome shotgun sequence window:
- the LOC134681215 gene encoding uncharacterized protein LOC134681215 yields the protein MGIISVLYMQQTLGTLLERVENENVSDETCQMVKDLFAISTKSLDQVGRTGAFNHMIRRKAAATESGLNNLKDIQTKVLYLPLSNEGVFGKGLEDKLEKRKEQREQLDDLLPEYKNNNKRKFESTQVRQDWQNKAPRYSSNTSYTHVNYNNANSADKRSGFSYNKSSVRSAPRKFQKDNKTDDFGKKDEEKKAGGNWNSFRIPKKNSS from the coding sequence ATGGGTATTATATCAGTGTTGTATATGCAACAAACATTAGGAACCTTATTAGAGAgggttgaaaatgaaaatgttagtGATGAAACTTGTCAAATGGTGAAGGACTTGTTTGCAATTTCGACAAAGTCTCTTGATCAGGTAGGACGCACAGGTGCGTTTAACCATATGATACGCAGGAAGGCTGCAGCTACTGAGTCTGGTTTAAATAACTTGAAAGATATACAGACTAAAGTTTTGTATTTACCTCTTTCGAATGAAGGTGTATTTGGTAAAGGTTTGGAAGACAAACTTGAGAAACGTAAAGAACAACGTGAGCAACTAGACGATCTGTTACCAGAGTATAAGAACAATAATAAGAGAAAGTTTGAATCTACTCAGGTGCGTCAAGATTGGCAAAATAAAGCTCCTAGATATAGTTCTAACACTAGTTATACTCATGTTAATTATAACAATGCTAATTCAGCTGATAAACGTTCAGGTTTTAGTTATAATAAATCTTCTGTGAGATCTGCTCCTAGGAAGTTCCAGAAAGACAATAAAACTGATGACTTTGGGAAAAAAGATGAAGAAAAGAAAGCAGGTGGCAACTGGAATTCTTTTCGGATCCCAAAGAAAAACAGTAGCTGA